GGTGAGTTGAATTGGGATGAATCACAACATTCCGAAGGGCTTCGCACATTCGGAAGTTGAGACAACATCGGAATGTCCGCAGGTCTTCCGATTGTTTTGGGTGAGCTGAATTGGGACGAATCACAACATTCCGAAGGGCTTCGCACATTCGGAAGTTGTTAAAGAACAAGGAAATAAAATGAAATATATCTTAATAGCATTAATATTTTTGATCAGCATTTCGATATCCGCTGAAATCCTGATCCCGATGGACAGCTTTTCGCAAACGAATCATCTAAAGGCTTATGGAATTGCTTTTGAAGCCCTGAAAAAACAGATCGTGGTAAAATGGCTTTTAAATTATCGAGGAGGTTCCTGGCTCTTTCCTGATTATCCGGAATTGGAAAATCTCTGTAATATTCGCGGGGTCAGTTATGAGAAAATATCCTCGTTAGAAGTTGTTAATATCATGAATGAGATCGATGCTTCCAATATGGATGTTGTCGTCCTGGAAAAAGAGCCGAAAATTGCAGTTTATGTTCCTCCCAACAAACAACCCTGGGATGATGCCGTAACTCTTGCTTTAACTTATGCTCAAATAGAATATGAAACGCTCTGGGATGAAGAAGTGCTTTCAGGCAAACTTGCTGATTATGATTGGCTTCATCTTCATCATGAAGATTTTACCGGGCAATACGGAAAATTTTATTCTGCATATCGTAATACCAGCTGGTATAAAGAAGATGTCAGGATCAACGAGGATATGGCTTATAGTCTTGGTTACAGCAAAGTCTGGCAGATGAAACATGCAGTTGTGGAAAAGATCAGGGAATATGTGAAAAACGGTGGATTTTTATTTGCCATGTGTGCTGCCTGTGATACTTTTGATATTGCTCAAGCAGCTATCAACCTTGATATTTGCGAATCTGTTTTTGATGGAGACGAAAAAGATCCTAATTTCAAATCCAAATTGGATTTTAAGCGCACTTTTGCATTTGAGAATTTCACTCTAATTCCCAGTCCTTATGTTTATGAATTTTCTACAATAGATGCCAGTGATTATGCCAAATTGCGTGGTCCCGAACAGGATTTTTTCCAGTTGTTTGATTTCTCTGCAAAATACGATCCTGTTCCCACCATGCTGACTCAATGTCATATAAATGTGATAAATGGATTTCTGGGGCAGACAACTTCTTTTCATAAAGAATATGTAAAGAAAAGTGTGATCATTCTCGGTGAATCTCCTGGAGTCGATGAAGTTAAATACCTGCATGGAAATTTCGGAAAAGGAACTTTTACTTTTTATGGCGGACATGATCCGGAAGATTATCAGCATCGGATTGGAGATCCTGAAACGGTTCTCGATCTGCATAAGAATTCTCCCGGCTATCGTTTGATCCTGAATAATATTCTTTTTCCGGCAGCTGAGAAGAAGAAGCTGAAGACATAAAAGTGGCAAGGTGAAAGGAACAAGGGACAAGACAAAGGAACTGAAAAAAGGAAGAAGAAACACCATTTAGTGCATAACTCCTATGAAACCCATTTTAATTTCCTACAAAATAAGGAGATAGGATTTTGATTAAAATGGACAAGTTCGGCATCTTGTTTTACGGATCAGGTTTCATCTTAATGGAACTATTAGCTCTCCGATAGTGGGGAGCTTGACACTATTTCCTGTTATGTTGTTTTTTGTGTGTCTTCGTGTCTTTGTGGTGAGATAGCTCCGTAACTCATTATTTTTATCAAACTTAAAAAATTCTGGACAAGAGAAGCCCGATTTTCTTTTTGGCATAATAATTTGTAAGTTGGGAGAATTAATGGAAAAAAAAGATGAAATAATTGAAAAAAAAGAAGAAATTCTGGAAAATTCAGAAAGCAATATAGAAGAACCTGAAATAGTTGAAAAATCAGATGAAATTGTATCTGAAGAAATTGAACAGGAAGAAAAAGAAATTCCGGAAACATCCGAATCAGGAGAAAACACAGAATTCGCTCAAATGCTGGAAGATTCGCTTTTAAACATTCCTCAACTGGATGTTGGAGATAAAATAGAAGGTGAAATCCTGAATATCACAGATTCTTATATTTTTATTTCTATCGGAGGGAAACGGGATGCTTATGCTGAAAAGGTTGACTATCTGGATAAAAACGGAAATCTACCTTTCAAAATTGGAGATACTCTTTCCGGTTATGTGACCAAATATACTGAAACCGAAACATTGATCTCTAAAAGCCTGGTTTCTGTAAACAAAAGAATTTTAAAAGAAGCTTTCGAAGAGAAAATTCCTGTAAACGGCAAAGTCGTATCCATGATCAACAAAGGATATTTGATCAATATTTCTGGAGTCAGAGCTTTTTGTCCAATGTCTCATATCGATAATAAATTCGTGAAAGATCCCAAAGAATTTTTAGGTCAGAACCTCGATTTTATCATCATAGAATTTAAGGAAAATGGGCGGAATATTGTAGCGTCACGCAAGGTTATTCTCGATGAAGAAAAGAATAAACTGAAGAATGAGACCTTGAGTAAACTGGAATTAAATTCGATCGTGAAAGGAAAAGTTACAAGATTAACTAATTTTGGTGCATTTGTCGATCTTGGTGGGATCGAAGGTCTTTTGCATATCTCTCAGTTTTCCTGGGCAAGAGTAGAATCACCTTCAGAAATGATGAATATCGGAGATGAAATCGAAGCAAAGATCATTAATATTAAAGGTGAGAAAATTTCGCTCAGTTTAAAAGCGATGAGTGAAAATCCCTTTGAACAGGCTTTAGAAGAGTTTAAAGAAGGCGATGTTGTATCATGTCGCATTCTTCGGAATCAACCATTTGGTTCTTTTGTCGAGATCAAGCCGGGAGTGGAAGGATTAATTCCAATTTCAGAACTTGCTTTGGGGCGAAGAATTAATAATCCTTCGGAAGTTGTCACGGAAGGTGATCAGGTGGAAGCTCAAATAATGAGAATAAATCATGAAAAGAAGAAGATTTCTCTTTCCTTGAAAGCTCTACAGCCCGATCCATGGGATGATATTGAAGAAGTTATCACAGAAAATGATATAATTACCGGTAAAATTGAGAATATAGTAAATTTCGGTGCTTTCATCAAGATTAAAGATGGAGTCGATGGTCTGCTTCCTTCTTCCAAAATAAAACTGGCAGGTTTGAAACTCGATAAAGCTAATATCGGGGAAGAATTAAAAGTTCGTGTTGTTAGAATAGATCGAGAAAAGAAAAGAATTTCATTAGAACCGACCAATCTTCCGGAATCTGCAATTGAAGCTAAAGATGATTGGCATAAATATAAAAAGCAGAAGAAGAAAAAAGAAGTGATCGTTAATGATAGTCCGTTTGCGGATTTGTAATATTGTTTGAAATAGTACAGTTTGTGAATCAGGAATTTGATAGAACTTATTTAACGATTATTATTATCTTAAATTTGTTAACACTCAAAGAATTAGCAAGTTTTGTGTTTTCTGAAGTCTATCCGAATTTCACATACTCATTCGGAATCTTCAATCCTTCTTCATCACAAAATGTAAAGAATTGCTTTTTATACCATTTAACTGCTCGATAAAATTTATACCAGTTTGATTCTCCAAAATTGTCTGCAAGGATAACAGACTTAACTTTTCTTTTATCAAATTTCTTTTTATCAAAATTGGAGAATGCCTGTTTGAGCCAGAGATTTTCACTGTATTGATAAGCAATATCCGAATCATTGAACACCGATTTTCACACCTCATTTTTTTGACATAATCAAGTCCTAATTTATAATAGATTTTTCATTTAAAACAAATTGTTATTTGCTTCTAACTGTTTGCAATTTATATAAATTAAACTTGTAAAAAATTTATCTGCTAATTGCTTACACCCAATTAATTGAGAGGCTGTAATGACTATGATAAAATCTTTATGCCGGATTAACTAATTCTCCTTACATTCCTTTTGGAATATAGAAATACACTGAAAATGTGATTTTGAAGCCATTTATAGTAACTATTTTGAATTATTCTTATTGATGAAATAATAGTAAAGTCAGAATTTCATTTTTTATTAGTCATAACGATACCCTGAAATTGATAAAGATTGTTGCTTAATAACAAAACTTTAGAACTTTTTTGACCTGTTTAATTGGGATTTTAATATGTCGTTGGGAATAGGGGTGAAAATCGGTGTCAAAAGAAAAAAGCTGAAGTAAAAATACTGTAAGTATTAATATTGTAAGTATTCATACACTTTGTATTCATACTCCGGCTTTTACGATTGATATCTATCTAAACATCGGAATGTGCGCAGCTCTTCCGATTGTTGATAAAAGAAAATCTAACATTCCGAAGAACCGATAAATCGGAACATTCGGAAGTTGTCTCTATTTCAGCATGAAGTATTTAGGAATTCTTGCATCGAACCCTCTCAATACTTCTATATGAAGAAACTCTTCCTGCTTCTCTTACTTCATAAGGATCATCTTCTTAATACTCGTATATTCCCCTGTTTGTAACTTATAATAATAAATTCCGGATGAAACCGTTTGCCGATTATCATCTTTTCCATCCCAGGTAATTTCATGATAACCAGCTGTAATATTCTTACTTATGAGAGTCTTCACTTTCTGACCTTTGATGTTGTAAATTGAAATCTCTGTGTCCTCTGCGTCTCTGTGGCAAGAAAAAGATATTGTAGTCGATGAATGGAACGGATTCGGATAGTTACCGAGAAGTTGGGTAATTTCAGGAATTGTTATTTCTTCAATAGCATTAACATCGATGACAACATTTTCCATATTTGAAGGTTCGGATTCTCCTCCGTCATAAGCTGCAGTTACATAATATTCATACTCTCCGTTTTCCAGATCAAGATCGGAATAATTTGTGATTTCAATATCAGATATCTCTGCGATTATTTCAGAATCACGATAGACATTGTATCCAGTTAAAGAGCGAGTTCTACTTGTTGTCAGTTTACTTTTCTCATTGATTTCAGGTTTTTTATCATTATCATTAACTGATGATGAGAGATTATTCCTTTCTGATGTTCCAATCATACTCAACAGTTGTTCCGGCATTTCCCAATTTAACTCAACATCATTTTCTGTTACCGAAGCAATTAGATTTTCCGGTGAAGCCATGAAATACAAGACAAAATCAAGTTCGATAGTTTCATCAGGAAAAACCTGGATATCATTCATCAAAACTGATTCATAAAATTCCAAACTGGCAGTAACATCGTAAGTTCCGGGAGTAACCGGAAGAATATAATCACCATTTTCATCAGGATGGGTGATAAAACTTCCAGCTGTAATCTGAACTTCCTCAATATCACCAGCTCCACCCTCTAAAACAACATTCCCGGCAATATAACCCATGATCTGCGGAGAACCGCTCTCAATATAAATATCATCCACATACCAGTAATTTATATCCCATGGATCTCCATCATAAGTCCAGGCAATTTGGAAAGAGCCAGAACCAACATCCGGAGTG
This region of Candidatus Cloacimonadota bacterium genomic DNA includes:
- a CDS encoding asparagine synthetase B; the encoded protein is MKYILIALIFLISISISAEILIPMDSFSQTNHLKAYGIAFEALKKQIVVKWLLNYRGGSWLFPDYPELENLCNIRGVSYEKISSLEVVNIMNEIDASNMDVVVLEKEPKIAVYVPPNKQPWDDAVTLALTYAQIEYETLWDEEVLSGKLADYDWLHLHHEDFTGQYGKFYSAYRNTSWYKEDVRINEDMAYSLGYSKVWQMKHAVVEKIREYVKNGGFLFAMCAACDTFDIAQAAINLDICESVFDGDEKDPNFKSKLDFKRTFAFENFTLIPSPYVYEFSTIDASDYAKLRGPEQDFFQLFDFSAKYDPVPTMLTQCHINVINGFLGQTTSFHKEYVKKSVIILGESPGVDEVKYLHGNFGKGTFTFYGGHDPEDYQHRIGDPETVLDLHKNSPGYRLILNNILFPAAEKKKLKT
- a CDS encoding S1 RNA-binding domain-containing protein, with protein sequence MEKKDEIIEKKEEILENSESNIEEPEIVEKSDEIVSEEIEQEEKEIPETSESGENTEFAQMLEDSLLNIPQLDVGDKIEGEILNITDSYIFISIGGKRDAYAEKVDYLDKNGNLPFKIGDTLSGYVTKYTETETLISKSLVSVNKRILKEAFEEKIPVNGKVVSMINKGYLINISGVRAFCPMSHIDNKFVKDPKEFLGQNLDFIIIEFKENGRNIVASRKVILDEEKNKLKNETLSKLELNSIVKGKVTRLTNFGAFVDLGGIEGLLHISQFSWARVESPSEMMNIGDEIEAKIINIKGEKISLSLKAMSENPFEQALEEFKEGDVVSCRILRNQPFGSFVEIKPGVEGLIPISELALGRRINNPSEVVTEGDQVEAQIMRINHEKKKISLSLKALQPDPWDDIEEVITENDIITGKIENIVNFGAFIKIKDGVDGLLPSSKIKLAGLKLDKANIGEELKVRVVRIDREKKRISLEPTNLPESAIEAKDDWHKYKKQKKKKEVIVNDSPFADL